CTTTGTACTTCGCGACCAATCAGCTTGACTCCTAGCGCATCGAAAGGACAAGATCGTTCGCGATGGCCTTCCGAGCAGACACGGTCGATTTGGGCAAGATCGAGCCAAGCATCTATCAAGGCATGTAAGGCAACGATCGATGAAGCGATTTCTCTCATCGCCTAGCCATGCGGATCAAATCGCCCCTAAAAAATTTTCATCCCACCGTTGCACAGACGACGGCATGACAAGCATGGGATATGATATTGGAGTCTGTATCAAGCATCGATCGGTCGATAGATCTTCGATGCATCAAGTTCAAACGAAATTAATTCCTGCGTCTTTTCGGAGAAATTCCATGAGACAGGTTTTCTTGTTTTTGCTCGTCGTTAGCTCCGCCTGTTATGGAAAGGTGCACGCCGATAACTTGACTTGTCTGAGTGACGATGAGCGGCAAAGTGCTGCCCTATATGGGCAACTTCAGCAAAAGGCTTATGCATTACTTGATCGTCGTGACGCGGCCTTCGAACAACTGAAATCATCGGCACAGATCCGCGCACACCAACAAAAGCTGAAATCCTTCCTGCTTGAGCAACTGGGCGGTTTTCCGGAACGCACCAGCCTCAATGCACGCACCGTTCGCAGCATCGAAGCTGACGGCTATCGAATTGAAAATGTAATCTTCACGAGTGTACCCCACCACCATATTACCGCCAATCTATACCTGCCTTCTCAAAGTGGCCCGGTACCTGGCATCGTGGTTTCGAGTGGTCACAGTCGCACCGGTAAGACAGCTGATTATAACCAGCGTTTTGGCATCATGATGGCCAAACACGGCATGGCCGCACTTTGTTATGACCCAATCGGACAGGGCGAACGTTCGCAGATTCTCGATTCCGAAGGCGAACCCAAGTTCGGCAGCACCACAACCGAACATTTCCTGATGGGAGTTGGTTCGACTCTCGTGGGTCGTAATACGGCCCGATATCGAGTTTGGGATGCGATGCGATCCATTGATTATCTCGCCAGTCGCGCCGAGGTGGACGCTAATCGAATTGGCTTCACGGGGTGTTCGGGAGGCGGGACATTGACCAGCTATGTGATGGCATTGGACGATCGGGTCGCTTGTGCGGCCCCGGCTTGTTATCTAACAACGTTTCGTCGATTGATTGAAACGATTGGGCCTCAGGATGCCGAACAAAACATTTTTGGACAACTCGCATTCGGACTCGATCACCCAGATTACTTGATCATGCGCGCACCACGCCCAACTCTGATCAGCTCAAACACCGATGACTTCTTCGACATCCAGGGAAGTTGGGCGAACTTCCGTCAGGCCAAACGCATCTATGGACAACTGGGCTTTCCCGAACGTGTGGACTTAGTCGAGATCGCCGGCAAACATGGCGTCGCCCCTCAAAACTTAGCCACCATCACGCATTGGATGAAACGGTGGCTGTTAGCTACCGACCAACCCGTCGCGGCGACCGAACTGGCCGTGCGTCCTGCTCGCGACCTCTGGTGTACTGACACGGGACAAATCCTAACCACTTTCCCCAACGAACAATCCGTATTCGAATTGAACGCCCTACACGAGCAAGAGCTGAAGGTCCAGCGAGAAGAAATGTGGAAGACAACTGCTCCCGATGCGATGAAAACAAAGATTCGGCAGCTGATTAAGGTGCGGGATGCCTCCGAGATGAAACCACCGGTAGTTGAGGATATCGGTCGGGTCCCACGTGAAACCTATCACATTGACAAGCTTGTCTTGCGCACCGATACCGGCGCCACTTTAGCAGGTCTAACCTTGCACCCAGCCGGCCCCTCGGATGACGCCTATCTTTATTTGCACGACGACGGAAAGATCGGAGACATTCATCCCAACGGCCCGATTGCGGACCTGATGGAAGAAGGGCATGTCGTGATTACCGTTGACTTGCGCGGTCAAGGTGAGACGGGAAGTCCAAAACGCGATCCCTTACTCACGGACTGGAAGACGTACTATCTCGCCTACTTGCTGGGCAAGCCCCTGCTAGGAATGAGGGTCGAAGACGCATTGGCAGCCGCCGATTTTGTTGCGTACTATGAAAAGCCCAGAAACGATCCTCGCGAGGTGCATCTGGTCGGCGTTGGACAGGCTGGCATCATTGCGTTACACGCAGCCGCCTTGCAGCCGCAACTGTTTACATCCGTCACGCTACGCAATGTCCCCAGGGAATGGGCTTCCATCCTGGAACAAGAGATTCCAACCGGCAGCCTCGAAAACGCAGTCCATGGCGCACTGACTGTTTACGATTTACCCAACCTCGTGCAACTCATCGGCAACGACAAGGTTCGTTTCGAACAGCCGCAAACCGACTAAGCTTGCCACCGGCAATTCGCAACGATCGACATCGTGTCAAAGATTCGATGTGCAAAGACAATGTTCAACTCAACGTTGAGCTGCCAGTGTCTTGCCGAATCCCCCTTCGCATCACGATCGATTTCATCCGTTCTGCCGCATAGTGCTCATTTAGGTCACCGAAATCACCACTGCGCCAGCCAACAGCAAAGCTCCAATCAGCCGCATGAACATCGTACGACGATTCGGCTGCAAACCCGACGGGTTGAATTGCAACGCCACTACCCAAGCGAATAAGACCCCCCACACACCACGCATCGAGTACATGATATTGACGCGTGTCGCATCACCAAACACACCCAGCGTCAGAGTCATGCCGATGGCTTGCACCGCCATCAGTAACGCACCAAATGCCAACAATGGCATCAAACCCAATTGCAAAAGTTTCCTGGGTCGATCAGCAAGTGGCAAAAAGGCGAGCGAAAAGAGGGCTGAAAAGGAAAACGTCAGTGGCAAGAAATAGCCAGCCCCCCAGCGAGGAGCCCAACGCTGTATTAACAAATCAAACATCGTCATCACGCCGGCAGCAAGCAAAGAGTAGATCACCGATGCCAACACTCGGGATCGTTGGATGTTTGCATCGCGAACTTGTACGAACCCGATCCCAATCACTGCCACTGCGGCCGCAATCCAAATGCGAGCTGGCGCCTGCTCGTCCACTACAAAATGGGAAGCCGCTGGCACGATGAGTATTTTCACACCCAAAACAGGCGCAACAATGGAGACATCACCGCGTGACACCGCGAGAAAGGTGAACAGTTGACCGGCGAGAAACAACCCACCGACAATCGCAGGTTGCCAAAGCAAGGTGGCTGACTGACTCGTTCCTCCCATCAAACACAAAACGGGAAACACGCACGCAGCGGCCCAACAGACCAAGATCATCGAAGTCCAAAAAGAGGCTCCCCGATCTTGCGCTCGCTTCAGACAAAGCAAGCCAAATACAACCACGAAACTCGAACAGAGTGGAAGTAAAAGATAAATCGATCCAATCCTCTTTCAGCCCATGACACCCGGCAATTGTTCTTGAGGCTGACATTCACTCGCCGGAGCAACGAGGTTGCTGCTTCCCAAGCGAATGTGGTCACTTTGAAATTTATAGCATCCGCTCGTCACGGTGTGCAATCAAAGCAGTTCCAGGATTGGCAAAACCTTGCACAACACGTGACAAAGCAAGTTACGGAACAAAAAATCGTTCCGGAGCTTTCCACAACCACTCACCCATCTAGCGACGGAGACTCCATCTTATCGGATTGGCAAGTCCTGCCAACGCCTAACAACGGTTGAGGCACGAGAAACAGTTTCAGATATCAACGCTTCTCTGTTGATATCGAGACCTGCCGATTCGCTACCGACTGCTGTCTCATCAAGGGTTCAATATCCCAATCACCGCAGACCACACACAACCCAACAGGAGAACGCTAATCACTCCCCACCAATTAGCTGACTCGGCTCTCCGCCGGCAACACGAAAAGCGATCAAATTTACTGAGCGAGAACGACCGATGTTCGTCGCAAGACTTTATTGACCAGCTTCGTTATACTGACCGAGAGCTTTCAAATGCTTTCACCAGGAAACATCGCGAGCGATGCCCTATCGCGTATGGAGACGTCATGGCGGGGATATCGAATTACATCGAAGCCTGCAAGTTTCGCAAAAACTTCATTAACGAGCAGTTGCAATGGTTACGTGAAGAAGATGGAAAATTTGCAACGGACATCAAGCGTTTGCAAGATGTCGAGCAACGAATCCGTCAGGAACTGATCGGCTACCTGCTGCCGGAAATTCAAGACCCTCATCTCGATTCATTAGAGGAGCGCCTGTCCTATTCCGGTCTGCGACCAATCAAACGGAAATACGACGAAGCATTTGATGCGGCTGAAAAACGACGTGTGGAATTGGAAGCCATGGATGAGTTCCAACATTACGACTTTCTGATCGATCAAGCGAACCAAGGCGTCGAAGATATTCGGCCCAAATACGAAACAGCCTGCCAGCACATTTCCCTTTGGGAAGGTTCCAAGTGGTTCAAGCAACTGAATCAGCGAAAGTATTTTGAACAAGGATACGTCGCTCGCTGGTGGCACACTTTTTTTGATTGGCGAGCGATTTCATTCCTCATGTCGGAATTATCGAAAAAAGCAAAGCTTAAATTCAACAACCCAGTCAGCCTGAAGCAGCATTATCGCCAACTACGTGACGAAACGAATGACATCGTCGCAGCATACGACAAACGAGTTGCAGAACGAGATCGCATTCACGGGATTAAGACAGAACATCAAGAACTGTTGAAAGCCCCGGAACGATTGCTCGCCGAGCTATTTAACGAATTGGGTGGCGCGGCGATTTCCCATCTCGATGCTTGCCCCGAAGATCTGCGCATCGACTTAGCGCGTGGAGACAAGGTCCTGAACGCGTTTCTCCGCAAGCAGACCGGCGTTCGAAAACAGATTCAGTATTTGCGCGAACTAAGCGTCACTCGCCTCAAGGCGTTGTTCCAGCAATTGAAACAGGATTTGGCAAAGACCGAAGCCAAGATCAAGAAACTCGAACTGCAAAAACGCCGAGGAAAACGCAAACATTATTACTCAACCGACCTTCAGCGAATGAGAAATGTCAAGACCGATAAATGGGAACGGCGACGCGACAAGACGGGCCGTTTACGAAACAAGATTGCTGGGTTTGAGAAATATGATCGAGGTTCGTTCACCAGCGACTACCTTTGGTGGGATTTGATCACGGGAGGCTCCGCAGCCGACGACATCTTCGAAGTACGGGACTTTCGCAATCGGAACCCCGAATGGGATCGTTCGAGCTACCGCGATCCAACAGAGGATCACGCAACCACTGAAACCACTGAAACCACTGGATATGATGACGCCGCAGAAGACTTGGCAGCATCAATGCTTGACTCCCATGAAGACCACCTATTCGTCGACCCGAGTTAGGCCGGGGAACGAGACCAATGCCTGAACCGAAAACCATCGTCTGTTATGCCATTAATGGCTCCGGCCTCGGCCATTTGACCCGTCTGACAGCAGTCGCAAAATGGATCCGTCGATACGTGGCGTTACTCGATTGTCGCCCACCTGAGATCCTCTTTCTGACCTCCAGCGACGCCAGTGACTTACTCGCCGATGCTCGCTTCGCGGCATTCAAGATTCCCAGCAAAACCGTGGCCGTACGGTCCGAATTAAACAAGTCAGAATACAAACGCCTGGCCAAACATTTCGTCTGGAACACGTTGGGTGTGTTTTCACCCAATCTTCTCGTAGTCGACACCTTTCCATCGGGTAGCTTTGATGAGCTATTCCAAATCCTGGATGGCCCGTTCAAGAAGAGCTTCATCTTTCGAGATGTAAAGTCCGAGTACGCCGCTCGGCCAATGTTTCGTGCGGCGATCAGCTTGTTCGATAAGGTAGTTTCACCCCATCGTCGGCGCGACAGCACAACCCAAGTGGCTGCCCCCGGAGATTGCACCTACACCGGCGAGGTGGTGCAATTTGAACGAGAGGAATTGCTGCCGCGTTCTATGGGTCGAGAACAATTGGGCATTGCAGATCATCAACGATTGGTTTATTTGAGTGCAGGAGGCGGAGGCGATCCGAACGCTGAAGAGACCTTAAGGTCGCTCGTCAATGCGTTTCGCTCCCAGGACGACATCCACCTTCTGGTGGGCGCAGGCCCCCTTTATCGCGGACAACGTTTGGCCAGCCCCAACCTGACCTGGTTCGATTCTCCCGCCGTCTGGCGATACTTCGGAACGATCGATGCAGCAATCAGCGCGGGCGGCTACAACTCGTTCCACGAACTTTTGTTTGCTCGAGTGCCCACAGCATTTTTTTCGCAAGCGAAAATCGCCGATGATCAACAGCAAAGAATTCGTAATGCAGTGCAACACGGCGCATGCCAGGAGATTTCCACGCCCCAAAATACCGACTTGGTGATCAAAACGACGAGGGAACTTCTCGACGAAGAGATTACTGCGCGAATCCGATCTGCCTGTGATAATTGGATACCCGAAAACGGCGCACGGCAATGTGCCATTGAACTCTTAAGCCCCCTTTATGACGCGAAACAATTGGATTGGGCATCAAATGTATTGTCTCCCGCTCTGACTCATGCCTTGGAACGTATCAATGGTGGCACGACCGGCGCGCTGGCCGACTGGCTTACGCCCCTTGCGCCACAAGAACAGTTCCAGTCTCTCAAGAACCACTCCGGACTGAACGACATCATGCGACACTTGTCGCCAGCGGCTGCCCATGAAGTCGAGCAAATACTCGCGAAAGAAAAGGTCCACTCATCGCATTTCAAATTCGAAGCGACGCTGCTGGATCTGTTAAACACGATTCAATCAGCAGCAGCCGCACTGGGCGTTCCTGCTCGACAACTGGCCGAGGAATCACTAAAAACTCTCAACTCCGCGATCAAAAAACAACCACCACTCGCCAAGCAGAACAACCAGCAAACACCGTGGGCGTGCGAAGTGATCAAAACGGTCCGCTTCCTGCTCACCCTTTCCATTTCCGACTGTTCTGCATTCGATATCCTGCAAATGTTTCGCATCTTCCCTCGTGTCGTCGACGTCAACGTCGGAGAGGCCGGTATGCTTTTCGAGCATTTCATGAGACACCGCATCGCGATGGGTGACCTTCCGCACGCCATTCTGCAACAGATTCAACTGCTCAAGGTCTTAGACACAAAAATAACTCGCGAAAGACTGGAATCGATCACAGAAGGAATTTCGACATGAGCATTACGGAAAGGATTGCCACAAACGTCAAGCAAACGGATCGCGAGCGACGACTTCAGGGGATTCTTTCGAATCGCCCTTCGTTTGGACCACAAACCGTTCATTTCGACATCGCAAATGGCTGTAATGTCCGCTGTACCACCTGCTGGCACCACAGTCTTCACCTTCATGAAATCCACACCCCGTCGATGGAATGGAAACGACAATCCATGTCCTTCGCAACTTTCCAAACCATCATGGAGGACCTGCTAAGACTCGGCGGCCTCGAACAAATCATTTTATCCGGCATGGGTGACCCATCGCTGAATAACGAACTCATCACCATGGTTCAGTTTGCCCATCACCACAACATTGGTGTCACGATTATCACCAATCTGCTGACCGTTGACCTGCCTGTCTTGCTCGACAGCGACGGTGAACTGAATCTATTGGTTTCTATTTGCGGCGTCACGGAAACCGTTTGGGAGGAATTTCACGGGGGATCATTCGCCGGCGGATTTAACAAACTGTTGAAACAATTAGAGATCTTGCGAAACGCTCGCTTTCAACCCAAACATGTTCAAGTCATCAATGGACAAAATTACCATCAATTGCCCGACATGGTCCGATTCGCCGCAGAATGGCCCACCCAACGAATCAACTTCAAGTTCGCATCGCTAGTCAACGGGACAGAAGCAGTCGGACTCAACAAGCAACAAAAGCTGGAGTTACTGGAAGAACTCATCCCCCGGGCCAAGGCAATCTCGCAATTCAAAGGTATCGTCACCGACCTCGATGCTTTTCAAACACAAGTTTCACTCTGCTCGCATCGCACATCCCCCATTGAAGAAGTTGGCTGCTACATGGGGACGATCTACTGTCGAATCACCGTCGACAATGAACTGCTCTATTGTTGCAATACCGACATCTCAGTAGGTCACATTGACGACAACACAAGTTTCCAGCAACTGTGGGAAGGTGAAAAATATGCCGAGATGAGGTCTCGACTTGGACGTGGTGATTTTTTCGAAAGCTGTCAGCAATGCGGCAAATACAAACAGAATCTGAAGTGGGCCGATAAACTCCACAAATTGCAGCGCGAATCGCAACCGCCTACGAGCGATCCCCGTTCACTACCCGAGGCCGTCGAATGAGCGTTACAGATTGGGCACGATCGTTGGCCAAGCGGCACCGTCGACCGAGACGCGATCCACCGCAACCCCCATTCCCCGACTTACAACCGACTGTCGAGTGGCAGGTAAATGGATTCTGCAACTACGACTGCACCTATTGCATTCAGTCCGCGAAATCACGCGTGGGGGTGCCAACAGATTCAACGGTGCGATCCATCGTGACTGAATTTGCAAAGCTACCCGGAGTCTGGGAAATCAAGATGTCCGGTGGCGAGCCTTTCGCCTTTAAAGGTTTTGTCAATTCGGTGATCCCACAACTCACCGAACGTACGCGTCACTTGATTTCAGTGCTGACCAACTTCTCGGCCCCAATCGACGTACTGGAAAAGTTCTGCCAGCTAACCGCGGATCGACTCAGAATCACAAGTGCCAGTCTGCATCCGGACAGTACTTCAGCGGAAGATTTCATTGAGAAAGCGATCGCTTATCGCGAATTGCGACAGCGGTACAACCCAGCCAGCTCTTTCGTTGTGAACGTGGTGCTCGTGCCGGGTTACGTTGCGAATCACGTGAAATATCGCGATCAAATTGAAGCAGCCGGGCTGCGATATTTCCCTCAGCTCATGAAAATCAAGGGCGGTGTTTACCCCTACCCCCCAACCGAAATGGCCCTCATTGAACAGCTCACCCATGGCAGCCACGATCCCAGCAAGGTAAACCGATCCCCCAATTACCAAGGCCTGCATTGCGAGGCAGGAGTCTGGTATTTCACCGTTGATCAAACGGGTGAAGCGTTCAGTTGCCGCACCGGAAAACGTTTCCTGGCTGAAAACGATCAAGCCCGATTAGGGAATCTCACTCAGGGCACCTTCCAGTTACGAAAACAAGGGGGACCGTGCCCTTACACAATCTGTCCTTGCACGGTCCCAGTCAATCGTGGCATCGTCCGTCTTCCCAACCAAGAGCGTCAACAACTGATCTTGAGGAAAGCGAGCGAGAACAATGAGCATTGACGCTTGGCTGCAACAACGAAGCACACCGCAAACCGAAGCAACCCTACTCGGCCGACGCATTACGGGTGTTGTCAGCTGGAACATGAACGACTCCTGCAATTACCGCTGTTCGTATTGCACACAACGTCACATGCCTGACCGCACCGGTACGCTCGAGGAAATCGAACAAACACTTCTCGCTTTTTCTACTCTGCCGGGGCATTGGGAGTTTAAGCTCAGCGGCGGTGAACCGTTCCAACAACCGGGACTCGATGCAATCGTTTCAGGATTGGTCGCCATGGGACATTGCATCTCGGTACAAACCAATTTTTCTGCCAATGAATCGCGTTTGCTTTCCTTTCTGGAGGCAACACGTGGTGCACTCAATCTCTTTTCAGCAAGCTTGCACCTGGAATATGCCGATGCCCGATCGTTTCTTGACAAATACCAGATCGTTCAACCCTTTGAAAAAGATGGCCTTCGCTTCCACATTACGACGGTTGGTGTGCCGGACCGACTGGTGCAAATCCGAGACGAAATCGAGCCATTTTTTCGCAAACACAATCTGGTTTTCAAAGTACAACCAGAAAAGGTGGGGGGCTATTTACGCGACTATTCACCCGAACAGAAACAAATCCTGCTGGAATTAGGCGGGCACAACCAAACGGGCCGAATTGCACACAATTTCCAAGGCAAGTTATGTCATTCCGGAACAAATTACATTGTGATCAAATCAACGGGCGAAGCATTTCGCTGTTATCCGGCGAGCCGGGTAGGCGGACAATTCGCTCGACTCGGCTCATTAAGTGAAGGCATCACATTACTCGATGGGGCGAGAATCTGCCCCTACACTTACTGCAACTGCACTGTCCCCATTCAAAGAGGCATGATTGAAGGCGTTAGCCACGACCTGCAAACCACAACAAAGGAAACCGATGTTCATTAGCTATCAAAATGTTCGCAATGCGATGCTTGGAACGCTAGGAGCAGCGGTCGCCGGCGTGGCTGCGTTCTTTGGATTCCAAAATCCTGATACCAGCGAACTCAAACCCTCGCCTTCGAAAACCGTGCAACTTGCCGACCTACCTGCCCCCCAGGACAAGCCAAAGTCAGTGGCGTCACCTGCCAAATCACAAGTCAATGCCAGCAAGTCGCCCGGATCGGGTGCACCCAGGCCAACCTCAACCACGCCAAACCAGTCCCCTAACCAAGGTCGCCCAATAACAACCGCTGACCAATATCGCCATGCCATGACCTTCGCGACGGCAAAGGCGGATTCAAGTGGCAAAGGCAAAGACGTGCTGGGGCAATCAAGCCCTTGGAAATTAAATCTGTATGACGACAACAAAGACGGACAGTGGGATCGAGGCAAGCTGGATACTAATCGAGATGAGCTTGACGACGAAAAATGGAACTTCAAAAACGGATCCTGGGAAAAGGACGGTGGGAAAACCGTTTGGTCCGGAAACAAATGGAGGCAGAAGGCGGAGGCTGCACCGAATGAATTGCTGGGGGCAAATCCCGTAGCGAATCAACCTCAATCAACAAGTGACCATCTTCAGGATCGCTATCGCAAAGCGATGAAGATTGCCACACAGGCAGCTGACCCAAGCGGCAAAGGGAAAGACGTGCTCGGCCCGTCGAGCCCGTGGAAGCTGAACCTGTACGACGACGACAAAGATGGCAAGTGGGACCGAGGCAAGCTAGATACCAATCGGGATGAAATTGACGACGAAAAGTGGAATTTCAAACGAGGACGTTGGGAAAAAGATGGTGGCGCCACCGAATGGAAAGATGACCGCTGGATTCCCAGCAAAACGTAAAGAACAGAGGTACCTCGCCACATCCCTACCGACTTCCCGGAAAACACGACAGCTATTTCCCAGAACATCGTCATTCTTATCGCAGCAGGAAACGGCTCACACCGGCGCAGATCAGCACCACAGCTTTACTCCATGTGATGGTTATCAAAAAATGACGACCATGCTTGCCTTTTCCCGTCGTGCAGCCAGCGATCGCATCAGTAGCTGCTGTCCTCGCTAACGATTTCCTGAGAAACAGCTTCGAAACAAACAAGACCTACCCCAGACGCTTTACTCCCGAATCGCGACCACCTACCATGGCGTCACAGAAGTTATCAACGATTCCTGAGTTCTTGTTTGGAGGGAGAAATCTTATGCGAAGAATTTGCACAACGCTTTTCACCACAACCCTGATCGCAACCCTTGCCGTTGCGGCTAGCAAGCCTGCTTCCGCAGCTGATGAGTATGATTACGACCTAGTCCATTCATCGGTGAGCTTCAAAGCAAGACATCTCGACATCAGCTGGATTCATGGTCGATTCAATGACGTCGAGGGCAAATTCTCCATCGATCGTGAAAACCCAGAAAATTCTACGTTTGCGATCACGATCAAGACCGACAGTGTCGACACGGCCAACGAAGCACGTGACGAACACCTCCGGCAACCTGATTACTTTGACACAAAGCAATTTCCAACGATTGAATTTAAGAGCACCGACGTCAAACCGATCAAAGATGGGTTCGAGGTGACCGGTGACTTCACCATGCACGGCACGACTCGAAAAGTCACGATTGTCCTCATGGGAGGCAAGGAACATAAATTCGGGAAGACGAAACGAGTTGCCTTCTCAACTGAACTTGCACTCAAACGCAGTGACTATGGTTTTGACAAAAATGCCATTGGACCGATCGGAGATGAAGCGCTGATCATGATTGACTGTGAAGGCGTGAGCAAATAGCCAATGCCCGATCCGCTCTTGTATCTCAAGGCGATGATAGCCGCCTCCATCGTCAGCGCCATCACGATGCTGACGATGGTCAAACTACGACGGAGCGCAAGCCAAACCTGGTTGAATTCGGCAGCTGTCCTGGCAATCGGTCTCGGACTCACAGTTGGCTATTCCGTGCTGGCATTTCGATGGATCTGGCCACCCGCGAACGGTCTTGACCGTTTTTTGACGCTGGTCATTCCAGCCGTTCTCGCGATCGAATTGATTGCAGGATTTCAACAGATCCC
This region of Pirellulaceae bacterium genomic DNA includes:
- a CDS encoding acetylxylan esterase — encoded protein: MRQVFLFLLVVSSACYGKVHADNLTCLSDDERQSAALYGQLQQKAYALLDRRDAAFEQLKSSAQIRAHQQKLKSFLLEQLGGFPERTSLNARTVRSIEADGYRIENVIFTSVPHHHITANLYLPSQSGPVPGIVVSSGHSRTGKTADYNQRFGIMMAKHGMAALCYDPIGQGERSQILDSEGEPKFGSTTTEHFLMGVGSTLVGRNTARYRVWDAMRSIDYLASRAEVDANRIGFTGCSGGGTLTSYVMALDDRVACAAPACYLTTFRRLIETIGPQDAEQNIFGQLAFGLDHPDYLIMRAPRPTLISSNTDDFFDIQGSWANFRQAKRIYGQLGFPERVDLVEIAGKHGVAPQNLATITHWMKRWLLATDQPVAATELAVRPARDLWCTDTGQILTTFPNEQSVFELNALHEQELKVQREEMWKTTAPDAMKTKIRQLIKVRDASEMKPPVVEDIGRVPRETYHIDKLVLRTDTGATLAGLTLHPAGPSDDAYLYLHDDGKIGDIHPNGPIADLMEEGHVVITVDLRGQGETGSPKRDPLLTDWKTYYLAYLLGKPLLGMRVEDALAAADFVAYYEKPRNDPREVHLVGVGQAGIIALHAAALQPQLFTSVTLRNVPREWASILEQEIPTGSLENAVHGALTVYDLPNLVQLIGNDKVRFEQPQTD
- a CDS encoding radical SAM protein, with product MSITERIATNVKQTDRERRLQGILSNRPSFGPQTVHFDIANGCNVRCTTCWHHSLHLHEIHTPSMEWKRQSMSFATFQTIMEDLLRLGGLEQIILSGMGDPSLNNELITMVQFAHHHNIGVTIITNLLTVDLPVLLDSDGELNLLVSICGVTETVWEEFHGGSFAGGFNKLLKQLEILRNARFQPKHVQVINGQNYHQLPDMVRFAAEWPTQRINFKFASLVNGTEAVGLNKQQKLELLEELIPRAKAISQFKGIVTDLDAFQTQVSLCSHRTSPIEEVGCYMGTIYCRITVDNELLYCCNTDISVGHIDDNTSFQQLWEGEKYAEMRSRLGRGDFFESCQQCGKYKQNLKWADKLHKLQRESQPPTSDPRSLPEAVE
- a CDS encoding radical SAM protein; the encoded protein is MSVTDWARSLAKRHRRPRRDPPQPPFPDLQPTVEWQVNGFCNYDCTYCIQSAKSRVGVPTDSTVRSIVTEFAKLPGVWEIKMSGGEPFAFKGFVNSVIPQLTERTRHLISVLTNFSAPIDVLEKFCQLTADRLRITSASLHPDSTSAEDFIEKAIAYRELRQRYNPASSFVVNVVLVPGYVANHVKYRDQIEAAGLRYFPQLMKIKGGVYPYPPTEMALIEQLTHGSHDPSKVNRSPNYQGLHCEAGVWYFTVDQTGEAFSCRTGKRFLAENDQARLGNLTQGTFQLRKQGGPCPYTICPCTVPVNRGIVRLPNQERQQLILRKASENNEH
- a CDS encoding radical SAM protein, with product MSIDAWLQQRSTPQTEATLLGRRITGVVSWNMNDSCNYRCSYCTQRHMPDRTGTLEEIEQTLLAFSTLPGHWEFKLSGGEPFQQPGLDAIVSGLVAMGHCISVQTNFSANESRLLSFLEATRGALNLFSASLHLEYADARSFLDKYQIVQPFEKDGLRFHITTVGVPDRLVQIRDEIEPFFRKHNLVFKVQPEKVGGYLRDYSPEQKQILLELGGHNQTGRIAHNFQGKLCHSGTNYIVIKSTGEAFRCYPASRVGGQFARLGSLSEGITLLDGARICPYTYCNCTVPIQRGMIEGVSHDLQTTTKETDVH
- a CDS encoding YceI family protein, whose protein sequence is MRRICTTLFTTTLIATLAVAASKPASAADEYDYDLVHSSVSFKARHLDISWIHGRFNDVEGKFSIDRENPENSTFAITIKTDSVDTANEARDEHLRQPDYFDTKQFPTIEFKSTDVKPIKDGFEVTGDFTMHGTTRKVTIVLMGGKEHKFGKTKRVAFSTELALKRSDYGFDKNAIGPIGDEALIMIDCEGVSK